From Carassius auratus strain Wakin chromosome 10, ASM336829v1, whole genome shotgun sequence, a single genomic window includes:
- the myo18aa gene encoding unconventional myosin-XVIIIa isoform X4, with amino-acid sequence MAFSSRFSFWEKKVKDENVPGAKSSNSDGENSMSQSQTAVSGSTERYRGEPSTALNPERPLTLDQRSSDSMNGRHGSVEPDPLTRRGLNLAHKAGSEEKPSTATSVPKTSRPLQAGSSVDGDALSVGLTSLMGRARTKEHRSRLRAAEHKETQEESKERIGESETPSEEPQPSTLATSPPPRLDPLAPPVGFLPSKPNPLTPPAGFLPVTKPDPLAPPAGFIPAPKPNPSAQLTPKPDPLAPPVGFVPTPKRDPFAPVAGFIPKPKVDPLAPPAGFIPVTRSIAVRKPEVKEVSKPSAAPAGKLPSQVSTIANQQGSPVMPTQGNQAKAAEDPVAILQAAHEAASLTKVKTEKQLAAEKAWYNTEKVWLVHKDGFSLATQLKTEMGSLPEGKVKIRLEHDGTVLEVDEDDVEKANPLSYDRVEDLSSLLYLNESSILHSLRQRYGGNLIHTYAGPNLLVVNPLNTPALYSEKVMQMFKGCRREETAPHIFAIAQSAYHQLLTTRQDQTIVLLGKSGSGKTTNCQHLLQYLVTIAAGSGKVYSAEKWQAVYTVLEAFGNCTTAMNVNASRFSHIVSLDFDQAGQVASASVQTMLLEKFRVTRRPEADTSFNVFYYLMAGADAALKTELHFNHFAGNSAFGLLPHSKPEDKQRAAQQFTKLQAAMKVLGISAEEQKTVWLILGAIYHLGAAGATKETDAAGRKQFARHEWAQKAAYLLGCTLEELSSGIFKTQGKGTLPRSSSVRQSTDDTDSSVSKATAAECLEFMASGLYSELFTLIISLINRALKSSQHSLCSLLIVDTPGFQNPRQVKNQRGATFEELCHNYAQERLQTLFQERTFVRELERYKEENIEITLDDLEPSPSRSVAVVDQSSSQTLVRTLSRTDEARGLFWLMEEEVVQPGGSEDTLLQRLFSYYGPAEGESTGHTVVLKSENTHHFLLGHSHGTDWVEYDTHGWLNLARLNPTPQNAANLLQNSQKKSISGMFVGRSSSVAVLSGSIAGLEGVSQLAMRRATGMRKTFTTGMAAVKKKSLCLQIKLQVDALLDTVRRSRVHFVHCLLPRAEVMRATGSPEESCDPGLMQIDVALLRAQIRGFKLLDSLRIYRQGYPDHMVFSEFRRRFDVLAPHLTKKLGRNYIVKDEKRAVEELLESLELEKSSYHMGLSRVFFRAGTVAKLEGQRDEHTRQNITLFQAACRGFLSRQAFKKRKIQDLAIRCVQKNIKKNRGVKDWPWWKLFTTVRPLVEVQLTEEQIRGKDEEIMHLKLKLEKVEKERNELRLTSDRLESRITELTAELSDERNTAESTSQVLETETSERLRLEKDMKDMQVKFDDVKKQMESMEMEIMETRLLQASEFNGEMDNDGDDSGGEWRLKYERAIRDTEFTKKKLQQEMDDKVETEQQNKRHLERKLTDLQADHEESQRSVQQLKKKCQRLAAELQDTKLHLENQEGRNHELERKQRKFDVEKNQFHEELQKERNQREKLGRERDMLTGELFTIRQQLQEKDTELCTVSLKVEQLESELQDLSSQESKEEASLAKVKKQLRDLEAKVKDQEEELDEQAGTIQMLEQAKLRLEMEMERLKQTHSKELDSKDEDVEDIRLSCSKKLKQMEVQLEEEYEDKQRVLREKRDLESKLMMAQEQKVGQRDVETEKRLRKDLKRTKVLLADAQMMLDHLKSNVPSKREIVALKNKLEESEFACAAAVKARKSMELEIEDLHIQMDDITKAKMALEEQISRLQREKNDLQSRFEEDQEDMNELMKKHKAAVAQSTRDLAQISDLQAQVEEAMKEKQEIQDKLHSLQSQLEFQEQSMVEKSLVSRQEAKIRELETKLEYERTQTKRLESLVTRLKENLEKMTEERDQRIGSENREKDQNKRMQRQIRDIKEEMTELSKKEAEASRKKHELEMDIESLEAANQSLQADLKLAFKRIGDLQAAMEDEMETDDDDDLINSLQDTVTKYQKRKNKTGDESDMDSEVEDRVDGVKSLLSKSKGSAKTLSDEGPQKTTRYTNAANADVKDIKEGKEGKEGKEEVKKDSDESRSVSVMSSLSYRKRSHQKDWNGGAGDDSSLFSALREQPDMPDRLSLRKAKSKSTDRPQTGDDLDDRGSVISQAYSEAASRARKGLDRRWTKSSPEFDKESMVSSLAPSRASTRRGIDQDDDAQSGVSSFSLRRSTSWMDDSRSDYGPTSTSMSRRSRSRSPGSTSVGSRISLARSTRLSEFGVRLNNDGVDDDDDVDSVSVAAYSPRSVGRSLSTPAQLRSSENPLDTSDVKPVSHRNYLDPELEKAINEVLSFKPIKFKRRSLEDSGEEEEGGGDPGEEEDRKSVKSLLQDKDDEGLGLSGSSMRRSTSGSAVDSGRSGSSMSSFSSKSSKKKNKKKSRRSESDSSSNEGHTRRHSRQKEKRRSKSSRKKESGSSKSESDSESSSSSSASTVSYRSSNSVKRNPGQKDSDGGLESPDEERPPSKKEIKKQKKKVDNLVMKYLYKPDSD; translated from the exons ATGGCCTTCTCATCTCGTTTCTCATTTtgggaaaaaaag GTGAAAGATGAAAATGTCCCGGGTGCAAAAAGTTCGAAT TCGGATGGTGAGAACAGTATGAGTCAGTCTCAGACAGCAGTAAGTGGCTCAACCGAGCGATACCGGGGTGAACCATCAACAGCGTTGAATCCAGAGCGGCCACTGACTCTAGACCAGAGAAGCAGCGACTCCATGAACGGACGACATGGCAGCGTTGAGCCTGACCCATTGACGAGGAGAGGACTGAACCTGGCTCACAAAGCAGGGTCAGAGGAAAAGCCTTCGACAGCCACTTCAGTCCCCAAAACAAGCCGTCCACTGCAAGCTGGCAGCTCTGTGGATGGAGATGCCCTCTCTGTTGGGTTGACCAGCCTAATGGGCCGTGCAAGGACTAAAGAGCATCGCTCTCGCTTGAGAGCTGCAGAACACAAAGAAACTCAAGAGGAAAGCAAAGAAAGGATTGGTGAAAGCGAGACCCCCTCAGAAGAACCCCAGCCATCCACCCTTGCAACCAGTCCACCTCCTAGACTTGACCCTCTTGCCCCTCCGGTTGGCTTTTTACCTTCCAAGCCAAATCCTCTTACCCCTCCTGCTGGATTCCTTCCAGTCACCAAGCCTGATCCATTGGCTCCACCTGCTGGTTTCATTCCAGCTCCTAAACCAAATCCTTCTGCTCAACTTACACCCAAACCTGATCCTCTGGCACCGCCGGTGGGATTCGTTCCCACCCCAAAGCGAGACCCTTTTGCTCCGGTGGCAGGATTTATCCCCAAGCCTAAAGTTGACCCATTAGCACCCCCTGCAGGCTTTATTCCTGTAACACGGTCCATTGCTGTACGAAAGCCAGAG GTGAAGGAGGTTTCAAAACCTTCTGCTGCTCCTGCTGGAAAACTTCCATCCCAGGTTTCCACTATCGCCAACCAACAG GGATCTCCAGTGATGCCCACCCAAGGGAATCAG GCCAAGGCAGCTGAAGATCCCGTGGCTATCCTGCAGGCTGCACATGAAGCTGCCAGTCTGACTAAG GTGAAGACGGAGAAGCAGCTTGCTGCAGAGAAGGCCTGGTATAACACTGAGAAAGTCTGGCTTGTCCATAAAGATGGCTTCTCTTTGG CTACACAGCTCAAGACAGAGATGGGTTCTCTCCCAGAGGGGAAAGTGAAGATCAGATTGGAGCACGATGGAACAGTACTGGAAGTGGACGAGGATGATGTGGAGAAG GCGAATCCTCTATCATATGATCGGGTGGAGgatctctcctctcttctgtaCCTCAACGAGTCCAGCATCCTTCACAGCCTTCGTCAGCGCTATGGTGGAAACCTCATTCACACCTACGCTGGGCCAAATCTTCTGGTGGTCAATCCTCTCAACACCCCTGCCTTGTACTCAGAGAAG GTGATGCAGATGTTTAAGGGCTGCCGGAGGGAGGAAACAGCTCCTCACATTTTCGCTATTGCTCAGTCggcatatcatcagctgctaaccACACGTCAGGATCAGACCATCGTGCTTCTGGGCAAGAGTGGCAGCGGAAAGACGACTAACTGCCAGCACCTGCTACAGTACCTGGTCACCATTGCAGCCGGAAGTGGAAAGGTGTACTCAG CTGAGAAATGGCAGGCGGTCTACACGGTTCTGGAGGCGTTCGGGAACTGCACCACAGCTATGAATGTGAATGCCAGTCGCTTCTCACACATCGTCTCTCTTGACTTCGACCAGGCAGGACAGGTGGCCTCTGCCTCTGTTCAG ACCATGTTGTTGGAGAAGTTCAGAGTGACCAGACGACCAGAAGCAGATACAAGCTTCAATGTGTTTTACTATCTGATGGCTGGAGCGGATGCAGCTCTAAA GACTGAACTTCATTTTAATCACTTTGCTGGCAACAGCGCATTCGGGCTCCTCCCTCACTCGAAG CCCGAGGACAAGCAGAGAGCCGCTCAGCAGTTCACTAAGCTACAGGCAGCCATGAAGGTCCTGGGCATCTCTGCTGAAGAACAGAAAACCGTGTGGCTGATATTAGGGGCCATATACCACCTCGGTGCCGCTGGGGCCACCAAAG AAACCGATGCAG CGGGCCGAAAGCAGTTTGCCAGGCACGAGTGGGCACAAAAAGCAGCGTATCTCCTGGGCTGCACACTGGAAGAGCTGTCTTCTGGCATCTTTAAAACGCAAGGCAAGGGCACACTTCCACGCTCCTCAAGTGTCCGGCAGAGTACGGATGATACGGATAGCTCAG tgtctaAAGCAACAGCAGCTGAGTGTTTGGAGTTCATGGCGTCTGGTTTATACTCTGAGCTTTTCACACTCATTATCTCTCTCATTAACAG AGCGCTGAAGTCCAGTCAGCATTCTCTCTGTTCTCTGCTGATTGTGGACACACCAGGGTTCCAGAACCCTCGTCAGGTGAAGAACCAGCGCGGCGCCACGTTTGAGGAGCTCTGCCATAATTACGCTCAGGAACGTCTGCAGACCCTGTTCCAGGAGCGAACATTCGTACGGGAACTGGAGCGTTATAAAGAG GAGAACATTGAGATCACATTGGATGACTTGGAGCCCAGCCCTTCTCGCTCGGTAGCTGTGGTTGATCAGTCCTCCAGTCAGACCCTG GTACGTACTCTGTCCCGGACAGATGAGGCCAGAGGTCTGTTCTGGCTGATGGAGGAGGAGGTTGTGCAGCCGGGAGGGTCCGAGGACACACTCCTGCAGCGACTCTTCAGTTACTATGGCCCTGCAGAGGGAGAGAGCACAG gtcACACAGTGGTGCTAAAAAGTGAAAACACACATCACTTCCTGCTGGGCCACAGTCACGGGACAGACTGGGTGGAATATGACACACATGGATGGCTGAACCTAGCCAGGCTAAATCCCACCCCCCAGAATGCAGCCAATCTGCTGCAGAACTCCCAGAA GAAGAGCATCAGCGGGATGTTTGTGGGCCGCTCCAGCAGTGTTGCGGTTCTGAGCGGTTCCATCGCTGGGCTGGAGGGCGTCTCTCAGCTCGCCATGCGTCGGGCCACTGGTATGAGGAAGACCTTCACCACAGGCATGGCAGCCGTCAAAAAGAAGTCCCTCTGTCTTCAGATTAAACTCCAAGTG GATGCACTGTTGGACACTGTGCGCAGATCCAGGGTTCACTTTGTCCACTGTCTATTACCCCGAGCGGAGGTTATGAGGGCAACAGGGTCCCCAGAGGAGAGCTGTGACCCTGGACTCATGCAGATAGATGTGGCTTTGCTCAGGGCCCAAATCCGTGGCTTCAAGTTGCTGGACAGCTTGAGGATTTACAGACAAG GTTACCCTGACCACATGGTCTTCTCTGAGTTCAGAAGACGCTTTGACGTTTTGGCCCCTCATCTGACCAAGAAACTGGGCCGGAACTACATCGTGAAGGACGAGAAACGA GCAGTAGAGGAGCTTTTGGAGTCTTTGGAACTGGAGAAGAGCAGCTATCACATGGGCCTCAGCAGg gTGTTCTTCAGGGCTGGAACGGTGGCTAAACTAGAGGGACAGAGGGATGAACACACCAGACAGAACATCACGCTGTTCCAGGCCGCCTGCAGAGGCTTTTTGTCTCGACAGGCCTTCAAAAAGAGAAAG atcCAGGATTTGGCCATCCGTTGTGTCCAGAAGAACATTAAGAAGAATCGGGGTGTGAAGGACTGGCCCTGGTGGAAGCTCTTCACCACAGTACGACCTCTAGTAGAGGTTCAGCTCACCGAAGAACAGATTCGCGGAAAAGAC GAGGAGATCATGCATCTGAAGTTGAAGCTGGAGAAGGTGGAGAAGGAAAGAAATGAGCTACGGCTGACCTCGGATCGTCTGGAGAGCAGA ATCACAGAGCTGACGGCAGAGCTTTCTGATGAGAGAAACACTGCGGAGTCGACGTCCCAGGTGCTGGAGACAGAAACAAGCGAGAGATTGCGTTTGGAGAAGGACATGAAGGACATGCAG gTGAAGTTTGACGATGTGAAGAAACAGATGGAGTCCATGGAGATGGAGATCATGGAGACCAGACTCCTCCAAGCATCAGAATTCAATGGCGAGATGGACAATGATGGCGATGATTctg GAGGTGAATGGAGACTGAAATATGAACGCGCCATCAGAGACACAGAATTCACAAAGAAAAAACTCCAGCAGGAGATGGATGACAAGGTGgagacagaacaacagaacaaGAGACACTTGGAGAGAAAA TTAACGGACTTGCAGGCTGACCACGAGGAGTCCCAGCGATCAGTCCAGCAGCTGAAGAAGAAATGTCAGCGGCTGGCAGCTGAGCTCCAAGACACCAAACTGCACTTGGAAAATCAAGAGGGACGCAACCATGAGCTGGAGAGAAAGCAGAGGAA GTTTGATGTGGAGAAGAACCAGTTTCACGAGGAACTACAGAAGGAGAGAAACCAGCGGGAGAAACTgggcagagagagagatatgCTAACTGGCGAGTTGTTTACAATCAGACAACAGCTACAG GAGAAGGACACAGAGCTGTGTACAGTCAGTCTGAAGGTAGAGCAGCTGGAATCCGAGCTGCAGGATCTCTCTTCTCAGGAGTCAAAAGAAGAGGCATCACTTGCAAAGGTTAAGAAACAACTGCGGGATCTGGAAGCAAAGGTCAAAGATCAAGAGGAGGAGCTTGATGAACAGGCTGGAACCATTCAGATGCTGGAACAG GCTAAACTCCGTTTGGAAATGGAGATGGAACGATTGAAACAAACGCACTCTAAAGAGCTGGACAGTAAAGATGAGGATGTGGAGGACATCAGACTGTCCTGCAGTAAGAAG cTGAAGCAAATGGAAGTGCAGTTAGAAGAGGAATATGAAGATAAACAGAGAGTTCTGAGAGAAAAGAGAGACCTGGAGTCCAAACTGATGATGGCACAGGAACAG AAGGTTGGTCAGAGGGATGTAGAGACAGAGAAACGTCTCAGGAAGGATCTGAAGCGCACAAAGGTTCTTCTGGCTGATGCACAGATGATGCTGGACCACCTAAAGAGTAATGTGCCCAGCAAAAGAGAGATCGTCGCACTCAAAAATAAG TTGGAGGAGTCAGAGTTTGCCTGTGCAGCCGCAGTTAAAGCACGCAAGTCTATGGAGCTGGAAATTGAAGATCTTCATATACAGATGGACGATATCACCAAAGCAAAGATGGCT CTGGAGGAGCAGATAAGTCGTCTGCAGAGAGAGAAGAACGACCTGCAGTCTCGCTTTGAGGAGGATCAGGAGGACATGAATGAACTCATGAAGAAACACAAAGCTGCTGTGGCTCAG TCTACAAGAGATCTGGCACAAATCAGTGACCTACAGGCCCAGGTGGAGGAGGCcatgaaagaaaaacaagagaTCCAGGACaag cTTCACTCCCTGCAGTCACAGCTTGAATTTCAGGAACAGTCTATGGTGGAGAAATCGCTGGTCAGCCGTCAGGAAGCCAAAATCCGTGAACTGGAGACCAAACTCGAATATGAGCGGACCCAGACCAAACGTCTGGAG TCTCTTGTCACACGGCTGAAGGAAAACCTGGAGAAGATGACTGAGGAACGAGACCAGCGTATTGGCAGTGAAAACCGGGAGAAGGATCAGAACAAGCGAATGCAACGGCAGATCCGAGACATAAAGGAAGAGATGACTGAACTGTCTAAGAAAGAGGCAGAAGCCAGTCGCAAAAAACACGAGCTG GAAATGGATATTGAAAGTCTGgaagcagccaatcagagcttaCAAGCAGATTTGAAGTTGGCCTTTAAGCGGATTGGGGACCTGCAGGCTGCTATGGAGGATGAAATGGAGacggatgatgatgatgacctcATCAACAG TTTACAGGACACGGTGACAAAGTAtcagaaaagaaagaacaaaac TGGCGATGAATCGGATATGGACTCTGAGGTGGAGGACCGCGTAGATGGGGTGAAGTCATTGCTCTCCAAGAGTAAAGGATCTGCCAAGACACTCTCGGATGAGGGTCCCCAGAAGACCACCAG ATACACCAATGCTGCTAATGCAGATGTGAAAGATATAAAAGAAGGGAAAGAGGGAAAAGAGGGGAAGGAGGAAGTAAAAAAAGATTCAGACGAGAGCCGTTCAGTGTCTGTGATGAGCTCGCTCAGCTACAGGAAACGTTCCCACCAGAAGGACTGGAACGGAGGAGCAGGGGATGACAGCTCCCTCTTCAGTGCCCTTCGGGAGCAGCCGGACATGCCTGATAGATTGTCGTTGCGCAAAGCTAAAAGCAAATCTACAGACAGGCCTCAGACTGGTGATGACCTGGATGACCGGGGTTCAGTGATATCCCAGGCTTACTCTGAGGCTGCCAGTAGGGCCAGGAAAGGTCTAGATCGTCGCTGGACCAAAAGCAGTCCAGAATTTGACAAAGAGTCTATGGTGTCCTCACTTGCCCCGAGCCGTGCTTCCACACGGCGTGGGATAGACCAAGATGATGATGCTCAGTCCGGTGTGAGCAGCTTCAGCTTGCGACGTAGTACTTCTTGGATGGATGACAGTCGCAGTGATTACGGGCCAACAAGTACCAGTATGAGTCGACGATCTAGAAGCCGAAGTCCTGGAAGCACCAGCGTCGGCTCACGAATTTCCCTGGCCCGCAGCACCCGACTTAGCGAGTTTGGAGTTCGTTTGAATAATGatggtgttgatgatgatgacgatgttGACTCTGTGAGTGTGGCCGCATACAGTCCACGCTCAGTGGGCCGTAGTCTCTCTACTCCCGCCCAGCTACGCTCTTCTGAGAACCCACTGGACACCTCTGACGTTAAACCTGTGAGCCACCGCAACTACCTTGACCCAGAGCTCGAGAAAGCCATCAATGAAGTCCTGAGCTTCAAGCCAATTAAATTCAAACGCCGCAGCTTAGAAGACTCAGGTGAAGAAGAGGAGGGAGGTGGTGATCCAGGAGAGGAAGAAGATAGGAAGAGCGTCAAGAGTTTGTTGCAAGACAAGGACGATGAAGGTCTGGGCCTTAGCGGGTCCAGTATGAGACGCTCCACTTCAGGTTCTGCTGTAGATTCTGGACGTTCTGGAAGCTCAATGAGTTCCTTCAGCTCCAAGAGCAGCaaaaagaagaacaagaagaagagCAGGCGCTCTGAGTCTGACAGCTCCTCCAACGAGGGTCATACTCGGCGGCATTCCAGACAAAAAGAAAAGAGACGATCCAAAAGCTCAAGAAAGAAAGAATCTGGATCGTCCAAGTCTGAATCTGACTCTGAATCATCATCTTCAAGCTCTGCATCAACAGTTTCATACCGTAGCTCAAACAGCGTGAAGAGAAACCCAGGACAGAAAGACTCCGATGGGGGTCTGGAAAGTCCTGATGAAGAACGACCTCCaagcaaaaaagaaataaagaaacagaagaagaaaGTGGATAATCTGGTTATGAAGTATCTCTATAAGCCTGACAGTGATTAA